One part of the Sebastes fasciatus isolate fSebFas1 chromosome 8, fSebFas1.pri, whole genome shotgun sequence genome encodes these proteins:
- the kcna10a gene encoding potassium voltage-gated channel subfamily A member 10 — MEVALVDFGSLDDLDGSFEDEVDTYADETTALTMDMPPEHGSPSSNYLMRASQFSCTPVPSCIWESTSSSPIPQTQTLGVPQSPTMPSPSRRGRSSCASMISNWKLLLNSEGTKESETIFSRLAKECCEDLFVDKRGLDDGNQKVIINIAGLRFETQVKTLDQFPETLLGDPMKRMDYFDPMRNEYFFDRNRPSFDGILYYYQSGGKIRRPANVPLDVFADEIVFYELGSEAMEQFREDEGFIKDVDIPLPNNDVYRQFWLLFEYPESSNAARGVALVSVFVIVISIIIFCMETLPEFRDDHDSIVPTAVQPFNQSRSHSSEAPAGTKPTTFSDPFFIIETACIAWFFFELCVRFMVCPSKKEFFHNLMNIIDIISIIPYFVTVVTEMVSTPQENSGQNMSLAILRIIRLVRVFRIFKLSRHSKGLQILGQTLKASMRELGLLIFFLFIGVILFSSAIYFAEVDEPNTQFVSIPDGFWWAVVTMTTVGYGDMCPITMGGKMVGTLCAIAGVLTIALPVPVIVSNFNYFYHRETEAEDKVPLANGVEQAMKTETSTKQGSDTSLNKANGIWQTDKGK, encoded by the coding sequence ATGGAGGTGGCCCTGGTAGACTTTGGGAGTCTGGATGATCTTGACGGCAGCTTTGAGGATGAGGTGGACACCTACGCCGATGAGACCACGGCTCTCACGATGGACATGCCCCCAGAGCACGGCAGCCCGAGCAGCAACTACCTTATGCGAGCCTCTCAGTTTTCCTGTACGCCCGTGCCCTCCTGCATTTGGGAATCCACCTCATCTTCGCCCAttccacaaacacaaacactgggaGTACCCCAGTCCCCAACCATGCCAAGTCCAAGCAGACGAGGGCGCAGTAGCTGCGCCAGCATGATCTCCAACTGGAAACTGCTGCTAAACAGTGAGGGCACTAAGGAGAGTGAGACGATCTTCAGCCGGCTCGCTAAGGAGTGCTGCGAGGACCTGTTTGTAGATAAACGAGGGCTGGACGACGGAAACCAGAAGGTCATCATCAACATCGCCGGTCTTCGGTTTGAGACGCAGGTCAAAACCTTGGACCAGTTTCCTGAGACGCTTCTGGGAGATCCTATGAAGAGGATGGACTACTTTGATCCAATGAGGAACGAGTACTTCTTTGATCGGAACCGACCCAGCTTTGACGGCATCTTGTATTACTACCAGTCAGGCGGTAAGATCAGACGTCCGGCTAACGTTCCCCTGGATGTGTTTGCAGACGAAATTGTGTTCTATGAGCTCGGAAGTGAGGCCATGGAGCAGTTCAGAGAAGATGAAGGATTCATAAAGGACGTTGACATCCCTCTACCTAATAACGATGTGTACCGGCAATTCTGGCTGCTGTTTGAGTACCCAGAGAGCTCAAATGCGGCCCGAGGTGTAGCActtgtgtctgtttttgttattgtcatatCCATCATTATTTTCTGCATGGAAACGCTGCCAGAATTCAGAGATGACCACGATTCAATTGTGCCCACAGCGGTGCAGCCTTTCAACCAATCTAGATCTCACAGTTCTGAGGCCCCAGCTGGTACGAAGCCCACAACTTTCTCAGACCCCTTCTTCATCATCGAGACTGCCTGCATCGCCTGGTTCTTCTTTGAGCTGTGTGTGAGGTTTATGGTCTGCCCTAGCAAAAAGGAATTTTTCCACAACCTCATGAACATAATTGACATCATATCCATCATCCCTTATTTTGTAACCGTGGTTACAGAAATGGTCTCGACGCCACAAGAGAACTCAGGACAGAACATGTCTTTGGCCATCCTGCGTATCATCCGTCTGGTCAGGGTATTTCGTATATTCAAGCTCTCGCGTCACTCCAAGGGACTGCAGATCCTGGGACAGACTCTGAAGGCCAGCATGCGCGAGCTTGGCTtgctcatcttcttcctcttcatcggAGTCATCCTCTTCTCCAGTGCTATCTACTTTGCAGAGGTAGACGAGCCTAACACACAGTTTGTCAGCATACCCGATGGCTTCTGGTGGGCTGTGGTTACCATGACCACTGTAGGCTACGGGGACATGTGTCCCATCACGATGGGGGGTAAAATGGTGGGCACCTTGTGTGCCATCGCAGGTGTGCTGACCATTGCTTTGCCTGTTCCCGTCATTGTTTCCAACTTCAACTACTTCTATCACAGAGAAACGGAAGCAGAGGACAAGGTGCCCTTGGCTAATGGAGTTGAGCAAGCCATGAAGACTGAGACAAGTACCAAACAGGGTAGTGACACCTCGCTCAATAAAGCCAATGGCATCTGGCAGACTGACAAAGGGAAATAA